A region from the Halomonas piscis genome encodes:
- a CDS encoding histidine triad nucleotide-binding protein has protein sequence MECLFCKMIEREVPADIVYEDEHVLAFNDINPQAPTHVLIIPKKHIATLNDLNESDLETVGRLQYVAAKLAKQNGFAEDGYRVVMNCNKDGGQTVYHIHMHLLGGREFTWPAG, from the coding sequence ATGGAATGTTTGTTCTGCAAGATGATCGAGCGGGAAGTCCCCGCCGACATCGTCTATGAAGATGAGCACGTGCTGGCGTTCAACGACATCAACCCGCAGGCGCCGACCCATGTGCTGATCATCCCCAAGAAGCATATCGCCACGCTCAACGACCTGAACGAAAGCGATCTGGAAACCGTCGGCCGCCTGCAGTACGTCGCGGCGAAGCTGGCCAAGCAAAACGGCTTTGCCGAGGACGGCTACCGGGTCGTGATGAACTGCAACAAGGATGGCGGCCAGACGGTCTATCACATCCACATGCACCTGCTTGGCGGTCGCGAGTTCACCTGGCCGGCGGGATAA
- the ettA gene encoding energy-dependent translational throttle protein EttA encodes MAQYVYTMNRVGKIVPPKKQILKDISLSFFPGAKIGVLGLNGAGKSTLLRIMAGVDTEFEGEARPMPGLNIGYLPQEPELDDDKNVRETVEEALGAIKQAQADLDAVYMAYAEPDADFDALAAEQARLEDVIEAADAHNIERKLEVAAEALRLPPWEAIVGNLSGGERRRVALCRLLLSSPDMLLLDEPTNHLDAESVAWLERFLHDYSGTVVAITHDRYFLDNVAGWILELDRGEGIPFEGNYSQWLEQKEARLAQESKQEASRQKAIKQELEWVRSNVKGRQAKSKARLNRFEEMQSGEFQKRNETNEIYIPPGPRLGDKVIEFHNVAKSFDDKLLYEDLSFSIPPGAIVGIVGGNGAGKSTLFKLITDKEQPDAGEVVLGETVDIAYVEQLRDDMENKQTVWEAVSDGQDILNINGYEVPSRAYVGRFNFKGNDQQKRLDELSGGERGRLQLAQTLKQGANVLLLDEPSNDLDIETLRALEEALLAFPGCAMVISHDRWFLDRIATHILAFEGDSHVEFFAGNYTEYEEDHKKRVGNDTPKRMKYKRIDA; translated from the coding sequence ATGGCGCAATACGTCTACACCATGAACCGGGTCGGCAAGATCGTGCCGCCCAAAAAGCAAATCCTCAAGGACATCTCGCTGTCGTTTTTCCCCGGCGCCAAAATCGGCGTGCTGGGCCTGAACGGTGCGGGCAAGTCTACGCTGCTGCGCATCATGGCCGGTGTCGACACGGAGTTTGAAGGGGAAGCCCGCCCGATGCCGGGCCTGAACATCGGCTACCTCCCCCAGGAGCCCGAGCTCGACGACGACAAGAACGTCCGCGAGACGGTAGAGGAGGCTCTGGGCGCCATCAAGCAGGCCCAGGCGGACCTGGACGCCGTGTACATGGCCTACGCCGAGCCCGATGCCGATTTCGACGCCCTGGCCGCCGAGCAGGCGCGGCTGGAAGACGTCATCGAAGCCGCCGACGCGCACAACATCGAGCGCAAGCTGGAAGTCGCCGCCGAGGCGCTGCGCCTGCCGCCCTGGGAGGCCATCGTCGGCAATCTGTCCGGCGGCGAGCGCCGCCGGGTGGCGCTGTGCCGTCTGCTGCTTTCCAGCCCCGACATGCTGCTGCTCGACGAGCCCACCAACCACCTGGACGCCGAGTCCGTGGCCTGGCTCGAGCGCTTTCTTCACGACTACAGCGGCACCGTGGTCGCCATCACCCACGACCGCTATTTCCTCGACAACGTCGCCGGCTGGATTCTCGAGCTCGACCGCGGCGAAGGTATCCCCTTCGAGGGCAACTACTCCCAGTGGCTGGAGCAGAAGGAGGCCCGCCTGGCTCAGGAATCCAAACAGGAGGCCTCGCGCCAGAAAGCCATCAAGCAGGAGCTCGAGTGGGTGCGCTCCAACGTCAAGGGCCGCCAGGCCAAGAGCAAGGCGCGCCTGAATCGCTTCGAGGAGATGCAGTCCGGCGAATTCCAGAAACGCAACGAAACCAACGAGATCTACATTCCGCCCGGCCCGCGCCTGGGCGACAAGGTCATCGAGTTTCACAACGTCGCCAAGAGCTTCGACGACAAGCTGCTCTACGAAGACCTGAGCTTTTCCATCCCCCCCGGCGCCATTGTCGGCATCGTCGGCGGCAACGGCGCGGGCAAGTCGACGCTGTTCAAGCTGATTACCGACAAGGAGCAGCCCGACGCCGGCGAGGTGGTGCTCGGCGAGACCGTGGACATCGCCTACGTCGAGCAGCTGCGCGACGACATGGAAAACAAGCAGACGGTGTGGGAAGCGGTGTCCGACGGTCAGGACATTCTCAACATCAACGGCTACGAGGTGCCCTCCCGGGCCTACGTGGGCCGTTTCAACTTCAAGGGCAACGACCAGCAAAAGCGCCTGGACGAGCTTTCCGGCGGCGAGCGCGGCCGGCTGCAGCTGGCCCAGACGCTCAAGCAGGGCGCCAACGTGCTGCTGCTTGACGAGCCCTCCAACGACCTGGATATCGAAACCCTGCGCGCCCTGGAAGAGGCGCTTCTGGCCTTCCCCGGCTGCGCCATGGTGATCTCCCACGACCGCTGGTTTCTCGACCGCATCGCCACCCATATCCTGGCGTTTGAAGGCGATTCCCACGTGGAGTTCTTCGCCGGCAACTACACCGAGTACGAAGAAGACCACAAAAAGCGTGTGGGCAACGACACGCCCAAGCGCATGAAGTACAAGCGCATCGACGCCTGA
- a CDS encoding IS5 family transposase, translating to MPRQMLTDEHWSKLKPILLQHGIYDKADLRTTVEGILYRMRTGCPWRDLPEAFGFWNTVYKRFNAWSASGKLMKIFSSLVEDPDVEWLFIDGSYVKAHQDSTGAATADAEAIGKSRGGNTSKIHLTVGACGLPIAFGITGGEVHDSREAPALIDDLPAGDALVADKGYDSERIREQVEAKGMAAVIPRKRNSNKGNANLDRGLYRYRHLVENAFARLKPYRAIATRYDKLKRNYESMVALACGFLWLPM from the coding sequence ATGCCCCGCCAAATGCTCACGGATGAACACTGGTCGAAGCTGAAGCCTATCCTGCTTCAACACGGTATTTATGACAAGGCCGACTTGCGTACCACGGTGGAAGGCATCCTTTATCGGATGCGCACCGGCTGCCCGTGGCGGGACCTACCGGAGGCGTTTGGCTTCTGGAACACGGTCTACAAGCGCTTCAACGCCTGGTCAGCGAGTGGAAAGCTGATGAAGATTTTCAGTTCTCTGGTGGAAGATCCTGATGTCGAGTGGCTGTTCATTGATGGCTCTTACGTCAAGGCACACCAGGACAGCACGGGGGCTGCCACGGCAGACGCCGAAGCCATTGGCAAAAGTCGTGGAGGCAACACCAGCAAGATTCATCTGACCGTTGGTGCCTGTGGGCTGCCGATTGCCTTCGGGATAACGGGCGGTGAGGTGCATGACAGCAGGGAAGCGCCGGCGTTGATTGACGACTTGCCGGCGGGTGATGCGTTGGTGGCTGACAAGGGCTATGACAGCGAGCGTATCCGTGAGCAGGTCGAAGCCAAGGGCATGGCTGCCGTGATTCCGCGCAAACGCAACTCGAACAAGGGAAATGCCAACCTGGACAGGGGATTATATCGCTACCGGCATTTGGTTGAGAACGCCTTTGCTCGATTGAAGCCGTATCGCGCTATCGCGACGCGATACGATAAGCTCAAGCGAAACTATGAGAGCATGGTGGCCTTGGCGTGCGGCTTTTTATGGCTGCCCATGTGA
- a CDS encoding 16S rRNA (uracil(1498)-N(3))-methyltransferase, whose product MNLILLSPDDITADGGATIRDPRRLRHLREVHRATPGQRLTVGIANGAMGRAELTALDADRASFALAPLEEAPPPALPVHLVLALPRPRMLARTLEHVTALGVKKISLLHTRRVEKSYWQSPELEADRIRRHLVLGLEQARDTVMPEVTLRRGFRPFAEDVLPDLLTHRRGLVAHPGMAMACPRNVTRPTLLAVGPEGGFIDWEIERLLAAGCEGMHLGPRILRVETAVTALLARLF is encoded by the coding sequence ATGAACCTGATTTTACTCAGCCCCGACGATATCACCGCCGACGGTGGCGCCACGATCCGCGACCCGCGACGCCTGCGCCACCTGCGCGAGGTGCACCGGGCCACCCCCGGCCAACGCCTGACCGTGGGCATTGCCAACGGCGCCATGGGCAGGGCCGAGCTCACCGCGCTCGACGCCGACCGGGCCAGTTTTGCCCTGGCGCCGCTGGAGGAAGCCCCGCCGCCAGCGCTGCCGGTGCACCTGGTGCTGGCCCTGCCGCGCCCGCGCATGCTGGCGCGCACCCTCGAACATGTCACGGCGCTCGGGGTGAAAAAAATCTCTCTGCTGCACACTCGGCGCGTGGAGAAAAGCTACTGGCAGTCGCCGGAGCTCGAGGCCGACAGAATCCGCCGACATCTGGTGCTGGGCCTCGAACAGGCTCGGGATACGGTGATGCCCGAGGTCACGCTGCGGCGCGGCTTTCGCCCCTTTGCCGAAGATGTGCTGCCCGATCTGCTGACGCACCGCCGCGGGCTGGTGGCCCACCCGGGCATGGCCATGGCCTGCCCGCGCAACGTGACCCGGCCCACGCTGCTGGCAGTGGGACCGGAGGGCGGCTTCATCGACTGGGAAATCGAGCGGCTGCTGGCCGCCGGCTGCGAAGGCATGCACCTGGGCCCGCGCATTCTGCGGGTGGAAACCGCCGTCACCGCCCTGCTGGCGCGCCTGTTCTAG
- a CDS encoding PAS domain S-box protein encodes MTRSPLISPALLERIVDASEDGIVVAEQEGDEHILIYVNKGFERLTGYGADEILYRDCRFLQGDDRDQEALGAIRRALKQGQPSREVLRNYRKDGTLFYNELSITPVFDEADNLMYYIGVQKDVTERVKAQQELDALKRANATG; translated from the coding sequence ATGACACGATCTCCCTTGATCAGCCCGGCGCTGCTGGAGCGCATTGTCGACGCCTCGGAAGACGGCATCGTGGTTGCCGAGCAGGAAGGCGATGAGCACATCCTGATTTACGTCAACAAGGGCTTTGAGCGCCTGACCGGCTACGGCGCGGATGAGATCCTCTATCGCGACTGCCGCTTTCTCCAGGGCGACGATCGCGACCAGGAGGCGCTCGGCGCCATTCGTCGGGCTCTGAAGCAGGGTCAGCCTTCCCGGGAAGTGCTGCGCAACTACCGCAAGGACGGCACCCTGTTCTACAACGAGCTGTCGATCACCCCGGTGTTCGACGAGGCCGACAACCTGATGTACTACATCGGCGTGCAGAAGGACGTGACCGAGCGCGTAAAAGCTCAGCAGGAGCTTGACGCGCTGAAACGGGCCAACGCCACCGGATAG
- the tnpC gene encoding IS66 family transposase — MTSSASTPSASVSQLQRQVRAQQEEIARLHQLMEKKEAEWEAAKAALFEQFRLAVERQFGPSTEKYRVAQGDLLINEAEAAVDEEDAADQEIVANDDVDASTEPCQPAKRRSRGGRVALPPELPRVEVVHELPKEARHCHDDGTELKEIGKEISEELHVVPARVEVVRHVRIKYGCPACEEGVQTAPAPAKLLPKSNASPTLLAYVATAKYQDALPLYRQSQIFARHGAEIPRNTLARWMVQTGERMTPLIEALRRHLLQAPLIHMDETTLQVNTEPDRPASSTSYMWLQRGGPPGQQVVLFDYDASRAGRVPVRLLGDYAGRLVTDGYEGYAEVVRKNSITHAGCWAHARRKFVEAQKVQPKGKTGKADWALNQIRKLYGVEKQAKGLAPEALQALREQKSRPLINQLRTWLDKSLTQVLPKSALGRALHYLDGQWQRLTRFLDDGLIPLDNNAAENAIRPFVVGRKNWLFSHTPSGAQASAAIYSLIETAKANGLSPYEYLQFVFETLPTLGENDDLNTLLPWRWKETLPV, encoded by the coding sequence ATGACTTCATCGGCCTCGACACCTTCCGCCAGCGTCTCCCAGCTGCAGCGCCAAGTACGTGCTCAGCAGGAAGAGATTGCGCGTCTTCATCAGCTGATGGAGAAGAAAGAAGCCGAGTGGGAGGCTGCCAAGGCGGCGTTGTTCGAGCAGTTCCGCCTGGCCGTCGAGCGTCAGTTCGGCCCCTCCACCGAAAAATACCGTGTCGCGCAGGGCGACCTGCTCATCAACGAGGCCGAAGCGGCGGTCGATGAAGAGGACGCCGCCGACCAGGAGATCGTAGCCAACGACGACGTAGACGCGTCAACAGAGCCGTGTCAGCCGGCCAAGCGCCGCAGCCGTGGCGGCCGAGTGGCTTTGCCGCCCGAGCTGCCTCGCGTCGAGGTCGTCCATGAGCTCCCCAAGGAGGCTCGGCATTGCCACGATGACGGCACCGAGCTCAAGGAGATCGGCAAAGAGATCAGCGAGGAGCTGCATGTGGTGCCGGCGCGGGTCGAGGTGGTCCGCCATGTGCGTATCAAGTACGGCTGCCCGGCCTGCGAAGAGGGTGTGCAAACGGCCCCGGCGCCGGCCAAGTTGCTGCCCAAGAGCAATGCCAGCCCGACGCTGCTCGCCTATGTGGCCACCGCCAAGTACCAGGATGCCTTGCCGCTCTACCGGCAGAGTCAGATCTTTGCCCGCCACGGCGCCGAGATTCCACGCAACACCCTGGCCCGTTGGATGGTGCAAACCGGCGAGCGAATGACACCGCTGATCGAGGCGCTACGCCGACACCTGCTGCAAGCCCCGCTGATCCACATGGACGAGACCACACTTCAGGTCAACACGGAACCCGACCGGCCGGCGAGTTCAACGTCCTATATGTGGCTACAGCGCGGTGGCCCACCTGGCCAACAGGTGGTGCTGTTCGACTATGACGCCAGCCGCGCCGGTCGGGTGCCCGTACGCCTGCTGGGTGACTATGCCGGTCGCCTGGTCACCGATGGCTACGAGGGCTATGCCGAGGTGGTGCGCAAGAACAGCATCACCCATGCTGGTTGCTGGGCGCACGCCCGTCGCAAGTTCGTCGAGGCGCAGAAGGTGCAGCCCAAGGGCAAGACCGGCAAGGCCGACTGGGCCCTCAATCAGATTCGCAAGCTCTATGGCGTGGAAAAGCAGGCCAAGGGCCTGGCACCCGAAGCGCTCCAGGCGCTGCGCGAGCAGAAGAGCCGCCCGCTGATCAACCAGCTACGCACCTGGCTCGACAAGTCGCTGACCCAGGTGCTGCCGAAGAGCGCACTGGGCAGAGCATTGCACTACCTGGATGGCCAATGGCAGCGCCTGACCCGCTTCCTCGATGACGGGCTGATCCCGCTCGACAACAACGCCGCGGAAAATGCCATCCGCCCCTTCGTCGTCGGCCGCAAGAACTGGCTCTTCAGCCACACACCGAGCGGTGCCCAGGCCAGCGCCGCCATTTACAGCCTGATCGAGACGGCCAAGGCCAATGGCCTCTCGCCCTACGAATACCTGCAGTTCGTGTTCGAGACCCTGCCAACACTCGGCGAGAACGACGACCTCAACACGCTGCTCCCCTGGCGCTGGAAAGAAACGCTACCGGTCTAA
- the iscB gene encoding RNA-guided endonuclease IscB, giving the protein MAVFVLDKQKRPLMPCSEKRARLLRERGRAVVHKRYPFTIRLKDRVEGDTQPLRLGIDPGSKTTGLALVREDAEDRHLLCLIELVHRGFQIRKALEQRRAFRRRRRRQNLRYRAPRFNNRTRPKGWLAPSLQHRVDTITAWVNRLTRLAPVTAISQELVRFDTQKLDNPEISGVEYQQGSLLGYEVREYLLEKWGRECAYCGDTDTPLDVEHVVPRAHGGSHRVSNLTLACHACNQGKGNGTLDTFFTTDKGLKKRLKANNLSADARQERVQRELKRPLRDASAVNATRWVLFGALKATGLPVTAGSGGRTKYNRQRLGIPKTHALDAACVGPMDALHHWQVPTLTIKATGRGSYQRTRLTRHGFPRGYLVRQKQVHGFQTGDMVKAIVPTGKKAGIHTGRVAVRKTGSFTIQTEQGAVQGISHKHCLLIQRGDGYGYRLTSSIQPKGGAGQMVA; this is encoded by the coding sequence ATGGCGGTTTTCGTATTGGACAAACAGAAACGGCCCCTGATGCCGTGCAGCGAGAAGCGCGCCCGGTTGTTGCGGGAACGCGGTCGCGCTGTGGTGCATAAGCGCTATCCGTTCACGATCCGGCTCAAGGATCGGGTGGAGGGTGACACCCAGCCGCTGCGACTCGGCATCGACCCCGGCAGCAAGACCACCGGGCTGGCGTTAGTGCGCGAGGATGCCGAGGATCGTCACCTGCTGTGCCTGATCGAGCTTGTCCATCGTGGCTTTCAGATTCGCAAGGCGCTGGAGCAGCGCCGAGCCTTTCGTCGCCGTCGTCGCCGTCAGAACCTGCGCTACCGGGCGCCACGCTTCAACAACCGCACCCGACCCAAGGGCTGGCTGGCTCCCAGCCTGCAGCACCGTGTCGATACCATCACGGCTTGGGTGAACCGGCTGACTCGTCTGGCGCCGGTCACTGCCATCAGTCAGGAGCTGGTGCGCTTCGATACGCAGAAGCTGGACAACCCGGAGATCAGCGGTGTCGAGTACCAGCAGGGCTCGCTGCTCGGCTACGAGGTGCGCGAATACCTGCTGGAAAAGTGGGGGCGCGAGTGCGCCTACTGTGGTGATACCGACACCCCACTGGACGTCGAGCATGTGGTACCTCGTGCTCACGGTGGCTCGCACCGCGTCAGTAACCTGACGCTGGCCTGCCACGCCTGCAACCAGGGCAAGGGCAACGGCACGCTGGACACTTTCTTCACCACCGACAAGGGGCTCAAGAAGCGACTCAAGGCTAACAACCTGTCGGCGGATGCTCGACAGGAGCGCGTGCAACGTGAGCTCAAGCGCCCGTTGCGGGATGCCAGCGCCGTCAACGCGACCCGTTGGGTGCTGTTCGGTGCTCTCAAGGCCACCGGTCTGCCGGTGACAGCAGGTAGCGGCGGGCGCACCAAGTACAACCGCCAGCGCCTCGGCATTCCCAAGACCCACGCCCTCGACGCCGCCTGCGTCGGCCCAATGGACGCCCTGCACCATTGGCAGGTGCCGACGCTGACGATCAAGGCCACCGGGCGCGGCAGCTATCAACGCACCCGATTGACCCGGCACGGTTTCCCGCGTGGCTATCTGGTGCGGCAGAAGCAGGTGCACGGTTTTCAGACCGGCGACATGGTGAAAGCCATCGTGCCCACCGGCAAGAAGGCCGGCATCCATACGGGCCGTGTCGCTGTGCGTAAAACAGGCAGCTTCACCATTCAGACCGAGCAGGGGGCGGTGCAAGGCATCTCGCACAAGCACTGCTTGCTGATCCAACGCGGTGATGGCTACGGCTACCGCCTCACCTCATCCATTCAACCAAAGGGAGGAGCGGGGCAGATGGTGGCGTAA
- the purD gene encoding phosphoribosylamine--glycine ligase has product MKVLLIGGGGREHALAWKMAQSPKVEQVLVAPGNAGTAGEPGLVNVDVAATDIDALVALAEKERVGLTVVGPEAPLVAGVVDRFRAAGLTIFGPTRAAAQLEGSKAFSKDFLARHDIPSAAYETFTEVAPALDYVSKIGAPIVVKADGLAAGKGVVVAATESEAEAAIRDMLEADAYGAAGARVVVEEFLEGEEASYIVLVDGENVVPMATSQDHKRAFDGDTGPNTGGMGAYSPAPVVTPEVEARIMARVIEPTVRGMANEGMPYTGFLYAGLMIDAAGNPSVIEYNCRFGDPETQPIMLRLTSDLAELCLAGARGELAGHECRWDSRTAVGVVMAAGGYPGSYEKGHAITGIDAAEESGCKVFHAGTAAAADGSTATAGGRVLCVTALGDGVLEAREAVYRGVDCVRWEGAEYRRDIAHRALAREATRAKARGS; this is encoded by the coding sequence ATGAAAGTATTACTAATAGGCGGCGGCGGCCGCGAACACGCGCTGGCGTGGAAAATGGCCCAGTCTCCCAAGGTCGAGCAGGTGCTGGTGGCGCCGGGCAACGCCGGCACTGCCGGCGAGCCCGGGCTTGTCAACGTCGACGTGGCCGCCACCGACATTGACGCTTTGGTAGCGCTGGCCGAAAAAGAGCGGGTGGGGCTGACCGTGGTCGGGCCCGAAGCGCCGCTGGTGGCAGGCGTGGTGGACCGCTTTCGGGCCGCCGGCCTGACGATTTTCGGGCCCACCCGGGCAGCCGCTCAGCTGGAAGGCTCCAAGGCGTTCTCCAAGGATTTTCTTGCTCGTCACGACATCCCCTCGGCGGCCTACGAGACCTTTACCGAGGTCGCCCCGGCGCTGGACTACGTGAGCAAGATCGGCGCGCCCATTGTCGTCAAGGCCGACGGCCTGGCGGCGGGCAAGGGCGTGGTGGTCGCGGCGACCGAGAGCGAAGCCGAAGCGGCCATTCGCGACATGCTGGAAGCTGACGCCTACGGCGCTGCCGGCGCCCGAGTGGTGGTCGAGGAGTTTCTCGAAGGCGAGGAGGCCAGCTATATCGTGCTGGTCGACGGCGAGAACGTCGTGCCCATGGCCACCAGCCAGGATCACAAGCGCGCCTTTGATGGAGACACCGGCCCCAATACCGGCGGCATGGGCGCCTACTCGCCGGCCCCGGTGGTGACGCCGGAGGTAGAGGCGCGCATCATGGCCCGCGTTATCGAACCCACGGTGCGCGGCATGGCAAACGAAGGGATGCCCTACACCGGCTTTCTCTACGCCGGGCTGATGATCGACGCCGCGGGCAACCCGAGCGTGATCGAGTACAACTGCCGTTTCGGCGACCCGGAAACCCAGCCGATCATGCTGCGCCTGACCTCGGACCTTGCCGAGCTGTGCCTGGCCGGCGCTCGTGGCGAACTTGCCGGCCACGAATGTCGCTGGGACAGCCGGACAGCGGTGGGCGTGGTCATGGCCGCCGGCGGCTACCCCGGCAGCTATGAAAAGGGTCACGCGATTACCGGTATCGACGCTGCCGAGGAAAGCGGCTGCAAGGTGTTTCATGCCGGCACCGCGGCCGCCGCCGACGGCAGCACGGCGACCGCCGGCGGGCGTGTCCTCTGCGTGACCGCGCTGGGCGACGGCGTGCTTGAGGCCCGGGAGGCGGTCTATCGGGGCGTGGACTGCGTGCGCTGGGAAGGCGCGGAATATCGCCGCGACATTGCCCACCGCGCCCTCGCGCGGGAAGCCACCCGGGCCAAGGCGCGGGGTAGCTGA
- a CDS encoding IS481 family transposase, whose translation MNTHKNARLTPHGRALLVARVIDEGLRPREVAQAQGVSVRTAYKWVRRFREEGLEGLQDRRSRPARSPWATDATTVEQIVERRQRRQTYCQIAQAQGVGQSTVARILKRKGLNRLAALTPPRPSNRYEHDAPGDLLHLDIKKLGCFARPGHRVTGDRQQATRGAGWEYVHIAIDDHSRVAFGTRYPDETGWSACYALLEAIRYYRDLGTRFTRVLTDNGACYRSRAFHRLCRRVGLKHKRTRPYTPRTNGKAERFIQTALREWAYAQSYGSSEERGKHLSAWLHQYNWHRPHASLNYHPPVSRLGLSVNNLVSLHT comes from the coding sequence ATGAACACCCATAAGAATGCCCGACTCACTCCGCACGGTCGAGCCCTGCTGGTCGCTCGCGTCATCGATGAAGGGTTGCGGCCCAGAGAGGTCGCGCAAGCCCAGGGCGTCAGTGTGAGAACGGCCTACAAATGGGTGCGTCGTTTCCGTGAGGAGGGACTCGAGGGTCTCCAGGACCGTCGGTCACGCCCTGCCCGAAGTCCCTGGGCGACCGACGCAACGACGGTGGAGCAGATCGTCGAGCGTCGTCAGCGACGCCAGACCTATTGCCAGATTGCCCAGGCGCAGGGGGTTGGCCAGAGCACGGTAGCGCGCATTCTCAAGCGCAAGGGGCTGAATCGCTTGGCGGCTCTGACACCGCCAAGGCCCAGCAATCGCTATGAGCACGACGCACCCGGGGATCTCCTGCATCTGGATATCAAGAAGCTCGGCTGCTTCGCGCGCCCGGGGCATCGGGTCACCGGCGATCGCCAACAGGCCACGCGCGGCGCAGGGTGGGAGTATGTCCACATCGCCATCGACGATCACTCACGGGTGGCCTTCGGCACCCGCTACCCTGATGAAACCGGCTGGAGCGCCTGTTATGCGCTATTGGAGGCCATACGGTATTATCGAGACTTGGGGACTCGCTTCACGCGGGTGCTCACCGACAATGGCGCCTGCTACCGGTCCCGGGCGTTTCACCGCCTGTGCCGGCGGGTGGGGCTGAAGCACAAGCGCACTCGCCCCTATACGCCCCGCACCAATGGCAAGGCAGAACGGTTCATTCAAACCGCCCTGCGCGAGTGGGCCTATGCCCAGTCTTATGGCAGCTCGGAGGAGCGAGGCAAACACCTTTCCGCCTGGCTTCACCAGTACAACTGGCACCGGCCACATGCCA
- a CDS encoding phosphoribulokinase — protein MSREYPIIAVTGSSGAGTTTVRRSFERMFQREDVHAAMVDGDAFHRYTRDDLHRMYSAEPERYEKLSHFSPEANLLDRLEALFMEYGEHGSGEYRHYIHAEDKQKIEAGYRVGTFTEWRPLPSGTDLLFYEGLHGGLVTEEYDIARHVDLLIGVAPAMNLEWIQKIDRDTRMRGYSQEAVIDTILGRMGDYVRCIQPQFTRTHINLHRVPVVDTSNPFEVQDIPTDGESFIVIRFRDHSRVDFPWLLAMIKDSFMTRPHTLVVPGARLALAMELILGPLLRQLLAERRFY, from the coding sequence ATGTCGCGCGAATATCCCATTATTGCCGTGACCGGCTCCTCCGGGGCCGGCACCACCACGGTCCGGCGCAGCTTCGAGCGCATGTTTCAGCGGGAGGACGTCCACGCCGCCATGGTCGACGGCGACGCCTTTCACCGCTATACCCGCGACGACCTGCACCGCATGTACTCCGCCGAGCCCGAGCGCTACGAAAAGCTGTCCCACTTTTCGCCGGAGGCCAACCTTCTGGATCGCCTCGAGGCGCTGTTCATGGAATACGGCGAGCACGGCAGCGGCGAATATCGCCACTATATCCACGCCGAGGACAAGCAGAAGATCGAGGCGGGCTACCGGGTCGGAACCTTCACCGAGTGGCGGCCGCTGCCCAGCGGCACCGACCTTTTGTTTTACGAAGGGCTGCACGGCGGGCTGGTCACCGAGGAGTACGACATTGCCCGGCACGTGGATCTGCTGATCGGCGTGGCGCCGGCGATGAACCTGGAGTGGATACAAAAAATCGACCGCGACACGCGGATGCGCGGCTACTCCCAGGAAGCGGTGATCGACACCATCCTCGGTCGCATGGGCGACTACGTGCGCTGCATTCAGCCGCAGTTCACCCGCACGCATATCAATCTGCATCGCGTGCCGGTGGTGGATACCTCGAACCCCTTTGAGGTGCAGGATATTCCCACCGACGGCGAGTCGTTCATCGTCATCCGCTTTCGCGACCATTCCCGGGTGGATTTTCCCTGGTTGCTGGCGATGATCAAAGACTCGTTCATGACCCGGCCGCATACCCTGGTGGTCCCCGGGGCGCGGCTGGCGCTGGCCATGGAGCTGATTCTGGGGCCGCTTCTGCGCCAGCTGCTGGCCGAGCGGCGCTTTTACTAG
- the tnpB gene encoding IS66 family insertion sequence element accessory protein TnpB (TnpB, as the term is used for proteins encoded by IS66 family insertion elements, is considered an accessory protein, since TnpC, encoded by a neighboring gene, is a DDE family transposase.): protein MIRPDTGLRVYLCREPVDMRKQIDGLALLVQEAMELNPFEEAVFVFGNRQRDKVKLLFWERNGFVVWYKRLERERFKWPDRLEGDTVTLSGQELNWLLDGYDLSAMRPHKALDCQSVG from the coding sequence ATGATTCGGCCAGATACCGGACTGCGAGTCTATCTGTGCCGCGAGCCGGTCGACATGCGCAAGCAGATCGACGGGCTGGCCCTGCTGGTTCAGGAGGCCATGGAGCTCAACCCCTTCGAGGAGGCGGTGTTCGTGTTTGGCAACCGCCAGCGCGACAAGGTGAAGCTGCTGTTCTGGGAGCGTAACGGCTTCGTGGTCTGGTACAAGCGCCTGGAGCGCGAGCGCTTCAAGTGGCCGGACCGTCTGGAGGGCGACACGGTCACCCTGTCGGGCCAGGAGCTGAACTGGCTCCTGGATGGCTATGACCTCAGCGCCATGCGTCCCCATAAGGCGTTGGATTGTCAGTCAGTTGGCTGA